One window of Hylemonella gracilis genomic DNA carries:
- a CDS encoding ribonucleoside-diphosphate reductase subunit alpha gives MSATLPQGTGTALGATSALAHYQIIRRNGAVVPFEPSKIAVALMKAFLAVHGAQGAASASVRETVDELTQAVVRALTRSRPGGGTFHIEDVQDQVELGLMRGGHHEVARAYVLYRAKRAEERAQHAAQAAPQTPVLHVTDNGQRLALDLGRLRRLIESACANLSTDVKAEPIVAETLRNLYDGVPLEEVYKAAILAARTLIEKDPDYTYATARLLFHTIAKEVLGRDVQPTEMKQAYADYFPGFIKKGVDAELLNPELLQYDLKRLGAALKAERDHQFDYLGLQTLYDRYFLHVKKTRIELPQAFFMRVAMGLALNEIDREARAIEFYEVLSSFDFMSSTPTLFNSGTLRSQLSSCYLTTVPDDLDGIYESIKENALLSKFAGGLGNDWTRVRALGSHIKGTNGESQGVVPFLKVVNDTAVAVNQGGKRKGAVCTYLETWHLDIEEFLELRKNTGDDRRRTHDMNTANWIPDLFMRRVMEKGEWTLFSPSDAPDLHDLFGAAFEKAYVAYEAKAKRGELKPSKTVPATDLWRKMLSMLFETGHPWITFKDACNVRSPQQHAGVVHSSNLCTEITLNTSDTETAVCNLGSVNLKQHITDGKLDHEKLKKTISTAMRMLDNVIDINYYAVKKARDSNLRHRPVGLGLMAFQDALYEMRIPYASDAAVQFADQSMEAICYYAYWASTELARERGVYSSYQGSLWSKGILPLDTLELLNRERGGYVEVDRSATLDWDLLRKKIAADGMRNSNCVAIAPTATISNIIGVDASIEPCFGNLSVKSNLSGEFTIINGYLVKDLKRLGLWDEVMVMDLKHFDGSLLPIDRVPQDIKALYATAFEVEPSWLVEAAARRQKWIDQAQSLNIYMAGASGKKLDDTYKLAWTRGLKTTYYLRTTSATQAEKSTVAAGRLNAVSSGSSEAGSSAAPLASTVPAAKKVSALEAAAAAAQSQMAVAATDIKFCAIDDPGCEACQ, from the coding sequence ATGTCCGCGACGCTGCCCCAAGGCACCGGCACAGCCCTGGGCGCCACGAGCGCGCTCGCGCATTACCAGATCATCCGCCGCAACGGCGCCGTCGTGCCTTTCGAGCCCAGCAAGATCGCCGTGGCCCTGATGAAGGCCTTCCTGGCCGTGCACGGCGCGCAGGGCGCGGCTTCGGCCAGCGTGCGCGAAACCGTGGATGAACTGACCCAGGCCGTGGTGCGCGCGCTGACGCGCTCGCGCCCAGGCGGCGGCACCTTCCATATTGAAGACGTGCAAGACCAGGTGGAACTGGGCCTGATGCGCGGCGGCCACCATGAAGTGGCCCGCGCCTACGTGCTCTACCGCGCCAAGCGCGCGGAGGAACGCGCCCAGCACGCCGCCCAGGCCGCGCCGCAGACACCGGTGCTGCATGTCACCGACAACGGCCAGCGCCTGGCTCTGGACCTGGGCCGCCTGCGGCGCCTGATCGAAAGCGCTTGCGCCAATCTGTCGACCGACGTGAAGGCCGAGCCCATCGTGGCCGAAACCCTGCGCAACCTCTACGACGGCGTGCCGCTCGAAGAGGTGTACAAGGCGGCCATCCTGGCCGCCCGCACCCTGATCGAGAAAGACCCGGATTACACCTACGCCACGGCCCGCCTGCTGTTCCACACCATCGCCAAGGAGGTGCTGGGCCGGGACGTGCAACCCACCGAGATGAAGCAGGCCTACGCCGACTACTTCCCGGGCTTCATCAAGAAGGGCGTGGACGCCGAACTGCTCAACCCCGAGCTGCTGCAGTATGACCTGAAGCGCCTGGGCGCGGCCCTCAAGGCCGAACGTGACCATCAATTCGACTACCTGGGCCTGCAAACCCTGTACGACCGCTACTTCCTGCACGTCAAGAAGACGCGCATCGAGCTGCCGCAAGCCTTCTTCATGCGCGTGGCCATGGGTTTGGCGCTGAATGAAATCGACCGCGAAGCCCGCGCCATCGAGTTCTACGAAGTGCTGTCGTCCTTCGACTTCATGTCGTCCACGCCCACGCTGTTCAACAGCGGCACGCTGCGCAGCCAACTGTCGAGCTGCTACCTGACCACAGTGCCCGATGACCTGGACGGCATCTACGAATCCATCAAGGAAAACGCCCTGCTGTCCAAGTTCGCGGGCGGCCTGGGCAATGACTGGACGCGCGTGCGCGCGCTGGGCAGCCACATCAAGGGCACGAACGGCGAATCCCAGGGCGTGGTGCCCTTCCTCAAGGTGGTGAACGACACCGCCGTGGCCGTGAACCAGGGTGGCAAGCGCAAGGGTGCGGTCTGCACCTACCTGGAAACCTGGCACTTGGACATCGAGGAATTCCTGGAGCTGCGCAAGAACACCGGCGACGACCGCCGTCGCACCCACGACATGAACACGGCCAACTGGATTCCCGACCTGTTCATGCGCCGCGTGATGGAAAAAGGCGAATGGACCCTGTTCTCGCCTTCCGACGCACCCGACCTGCACGACCTGTTCGGGGCGGCCTTCGAAAAGGCTTACGTGGCCTACGAGGCCAAGGCCAAGCGCGGCGAACTCAAGCCCAGCAAGACCGTGCCTGCCACGGATCTGTGGCGCAAGATGCTCTCGATGCTGTTCGAAACCGGCCACCCCTGGATCACCTTCAAGGACGCCTGCAATGTGCGTTCGCCTCAGCAGCACGCGGGCGTGGTCCACTCGTCCAACCTCTGCACCGAAATCACGCTCAACACCAGCGACACCGAAACCGCCGTCTGCAACCTGGGCTCAGTCAACCTCAAGCAGCACATCACGGACGGCAAGCTCGACCACGAAAAGCTGAAGAAGACCATCAGCACCGCCATGCGCATGCTGGACAACGTGATCGACATCAACTATTACGCCGTCAAGAAGGCACGCGACAGCAACCTGCGCCACCGTCCTGTTGGTCTGGGCTTGATGGCCTTCCAGGACGCGCTCTATGAAATGCGCATCCCCTACGCCAGCGACGCGGCAGTGCAGTTCGCCGACCAGTCCATGGAGGCCATCTGCTACTACGCCTACTGGGCCTCGACCGAGCTGGCGCGCGAGCGCGGTGTGTATTCCAGCTACCAGGGCTCGCTCTGGAGCAAGGGCATCCTGCCGCTGGACACGCTCGAACTGCTGAACCGGGAACGTGGCGGCTACGTGGAAGTGGACCGCAGTGCCACCCTGGACTGGGACCTGCTGCGCAAGAAGATCGCTGCCGACGGCATGCGCAACAGCAATTGCGTGGCCATCGCCCCGACCGCGACGATTTCCAACATCATCGGCGTGGACGCCTCCATCGAACCCTGCTTCGGCAATCTCTCGGTCAAATCCAACCTGTCGGGTGAGTTCACCATCATCAACGGCTACCTGGTGAAGGACCTGAAGCGCCTGGGCCTGTGGGACGAGGTGATGGTGATGGACCTGAAACACTTCGACGGTTCCCTGCTGCCCATCGACCGCGTGCCCCAGGACATCAAGGCGCTGTACGCGACAGCTTTCGAGGTCGAGCCGAGCTGGCTGGTGGAAGCCGCCGCGCGCCGCCAGAAGTGGATCGACCAGGCCCAGTCGCTCAACATCTACATGGCGGGTGCCTCGGGCAAGAAGCTGGACGATACCTACAAGCTGGCCTGGACGCGCGGCCTGAAGACCACCTACTACCTGCGCACCACCAGCGCGACGCAGGCAGAGAAGTCCACCGTGGCCGCAGGTCGCCTGAATGCCGTGTCCTCGGGTTCCTCCGAGGCGGGCTCCTCCGCCGCACCGCTTGCTTCGACGGTGCCCGCCGCGAAGAAGGTGAGCGCGCTCGAAGCGGCCGCCGCCGCCGCGCAGTCGCAGATGGCCGTCGCTGCCACCGACATCAAGTTCTGCGCGATCGATGACCCGGGCTGCGAAGCCTGCCAGTGA
- a CDS encoding histone H1-like DNA-binding protein, with protein MATAKKAPAKKSAAKKAPAKKAVAKKVVAKKAPAKKAAAKKAPAKKAAVKKVAAKKAPAKKVVAKKAPAKKAAAKKAAAKKTVAKKAAAKKPAAKKPAAKKAAAKKAAAKPAAAPAKPVAAPAAPVAQTTLNPQAAWPFPTASRP; from the coding sequence ATGGCAACTGCAAAGAAAGCTCCGGCGAAAAAATCCGCCGCTAAGAAGGCCCCGGCTAAGAAGGCCGTCGCCAAGAAGGTCGTAGCGAAGAAGGCCCCGGCCAAGAAGGCTGCTGCCAAGAAGGCTCCGGCCAAGAAGGCCGCTGTGAAGAAGGTCGCCGCGAAGAAGGCTCCGGCCAAGAAGGTTGTGGCGAAGAAGGCTCCGGCCAAGAAGGCTGCTGCCAAGAAGGCCGCTGCCAAGAAGACCGTGGCGAAGAAGGCTGCTGCCAAGAAGCCCGCCGCGAAAAAGCCTGCTGCCAAGAAGGCCGCCGCGAAAAAGGCCGCCGCCAAGCCTGCCGCTGCGCCTGCGAAGCCTGTTGCTGCGCCGGCGGCGCCCGTGGCTCAAACCACGTTGAACCCGCAGGCCGCATGGCCCTTCCCCACGGCCAGCCGTCCCTGA
- a CDS encoding ribonucleotide-diphosphate reductase subunit beta, with protein sequence MLSWDEEVKPTSPAPAAGAARLSPSPAATPMQPVRQVSAHVLGDTAIAAPQSASPAPSGAHRIKASDKRIINGQTDVNQLVPFKYKWAWEKYLATCANHWMPQEVNMNRDIALWKDPNGLSEDERRIIKRNLGFFVTADSLAANNIVLGTYRHITAPECRQFLLRQAFEEAIHTHAYQYIVESLGLDESEIFSAYLEVQSIRDKDEFLLPFINAIMDPNFHTGTLETDQTLLKSLIVFACLMEGLFFYVGFTQILALGRQNKMTGAAEQYQYILRDESMHCNFGIDLINQIKLENPQLWTPEFKTEIRSLFEKAVELEYRYAEDTMPRGVLGMNASMFKGYLRYIANRRATQIGLEPLFPNEENPFPWMSEMIDLKKERNFFETRVIEYQSGGALSWD encoded by the coding sequence ATGTTGTCCTGGGACGAAGAAGTCAAACCCACATCGCCAGCCCCCGCCGCTGGTGCGGCCCGTTTGTCTCCGTCGCCTGCTGCGACGCCGATGCAGCCAGTCCGGCAGGTCAGCGCGCATGTGCTCGGCGACACGGCGATCGCCGCTCCTCAATCCGCCTCGCCCGCGCCCTCCGGTGCGCATCGCATCAAGGCGTCTGACAAGCGCATCATCAATGGCCAGACCGACGTCAACCAGTTGGTACCGTTCAAGTACAAGTGGGCCTGGGAAAAATACCTCGCCACCTGCGCCAACCACTGGATGCCGCAGGAAGTGAACATGAACCGCGACATCGCGCTCTGGAAGGACCCGAACGGTCTTTCGGAAGACGAGCGTCGCATCATCAAACGCAACCTGGGTTTCTTCGTCACGGCGGATTCGCTGGCGGCCAACAACATCGTGCTGGGCACCTACCGCCACATCACGGCGCCGGAATGCCGCCAATTCCTCCTGCGCCAGGCCTTCGAGGAAGCCATCCACACCCACGCCTACCAGTACATCGTGGAATCGCTGGGTCTGGACGAATCCGAGATTTTCAGCGCCTACCTGGAAGTCCAGTCCATCCGTGACAAGGACGAGTTCCTGCTCCCGTTCATCAACGCGATCATGGACCCCAACTTCCACACCGGCACACTGGAAACCGACCAGACGCTCCTCAAGAGTCTGATCGTCTTCGCCTGCCTGATGGAAGGTCTGTTCTTCTACGTCGGCTTCACCCAGATCCTGGCCCTGGGCCGCCAGAACAAGATGACGGGTGCCGCGGAGCAGTACCAGTACATCTTGCGCGACGAGTCCATGCACTGCAACTTCGGCATTGACCTGATCAACCAGATCAAGCTGGAGAACCCGCAGCTCTGGACGCCTGAGTTCAAGACCGAGATCCGCAGCCTGTTCGAGAAGGCTGTCGAACTGGAATACCGCTACGCCGAAGACACCATGCCGCGCGGCGTGCTGGGCATGAACGCCTCCATGTTCAAGGGCTACCTGCGCTACATCGCCAACCGGCGCGCCACCCAGATCGGCCTGGAACCGCTCTTCCCCAACGAGGAAAACCCCTTCCCCTGGATGAGCGAGATGATCGACCTGAAGAAAGAGCGCAATTTCTTCGAGACCCGCGTCATCGAGTACCAGTCCGGCGGCGCACTGTCCTGGGACTGA
- a CDS encoding PP0621 family protein translates to MKFLLFLLVMLLAVWLWRSGRTAEPPARRPAGPTRPTPRKTVPQDMVRCAHCGLHLPLSEAVVSTGAHYCSTEHRRLAEPGTY, encoded by the coding sequence ATGAAATTCCTGCTCTTCCTGCTCGTCATGCTGCTGGCGGTCTGGCTCTGGCGCTCAGGCCGGACGGCGGAGCCGCCCGCGAGACGACCCGCTGGCCCAACGCGCCCCACCCCACGCAAAACCGTGCCACAAGACATGGTACGTTGCGCGCATTGCGGCCTGCACCTGCCGCTGAGCGAGGCCGTGGTCAGTACCGGCGCGCATTACTGCAGTACCGAGCACCGACGGCTGGCCGAACCCGGGACGTATTGA
- the ampD gene encoding 1,6-anhydro-N-acetylmuramyl-L-alanine amidase AmpD, translated as MVTALSGDGVLWDGGWYRHARRLDSPNFGPRPATGHALGDASTAPEIDLIVLHSISLPPGQYGGDAVQRLFTNTLDWNAHPYFKSIEGLQVSAHFYVRRDGALWQFVSCDDRAWHAGVSHYCGRDNCNDFSIGIELEGLEGDAFEAAQYETLSSLCAALAQHYPVRQIAGHEHIAPGRKADPGPGFQWPRLQSSLGWPAQYFPEVSAS; from the coding sequence ATGGTCACGGCGCTGTCCGGTGACGGGGTGCTCTGGGATGGCGGCTGGTATCGCCACGCTCGGCGGCTCGATTCCCCGAACTTCGGCCCACGTCCCGCCACGGGGCATGCCCTGGGGGATGCAAGCACCGCCCCGGAGATCGATCTCATCGTGCTGCATTCGATCAGCCTGCCGCCGGGTCAGTACGGTGGTGACGCCGTGCAGCGCCTCTTCACCAACACCTTGGACTGGAATGCCCACCCCTATTTCAAGTCCATCGAGGGCTTGCAGGTATCCGCGCACTTCTATGTGCGACGCGACGGCGCGCTCTGGCAGTTCGTGAGCTGCGATGACCGTGCCTGGCATGCGGGCGTCTCGCACTACTGCGGGCGCGACAACTGCAATGACTTCTCCATCGGCATCGAGCTTGAGGGTCTGGAAGGCGATGCCTTCGAAGCGGCGCAGTACGAAACGCTGAGCAGTCTTTGCGCGGCACTGGCCCAGCACTACCCGGTGCGGCAGATTGCCGGCCACGAGCACATCGCGCCAGGCCGCAAGGCCGACCCCGGACCGGGCTTTCAGTGGCCGCGACTGCAAAGCAGTCTGGGCTGGCCCGCTCAGTACTTTCCCGAAGTCAGCGCAAGCTGA
- a CDS encoding cytochrome C assembly family protein: protein MPFAIPFHALLPGLVCALAYALSALTPGRGARAALGLAWLMHALLLGVGLGLWHDEPHFGFAPALSVTVWLVVAVYAVEARYYPALQARRALPAPLATLSLLAVLVSLFFPGQVVTHHGALLLPLHWALGIASYGLFAVAVAHALLMLRAETRIRHASESDSGLPLLTLERLTFRFVTAGFALLTATLAAGLLFDEHLYGTPWKWNHKMVFSVLSWVVFAVLLYGRWRLGWRGWRAARWLFTGTGLLLLAYVGSRFVLEIVLHRGPLTS from the coding sequence ATGCCTTTCGCGATTCCCTTCCATGCGCTGCTGCCAGGCCTGGTGTGTGCGCTGGCCTACGCGTTGTCGGCGCTGACCCCCGGCCGAGGCGCCCGCGCGGCGCTCGGTCTGGCCTGGCTGATGCACGCCCTGCTGCTCGGCGTGGGCCTGGGCCTGTGGCACGACGAGCCCCATTTCGGCTTCGCGCCCGCGCTGTCGGTCACGGTCTGGCTGGTGGTGGCCGTCTACGCCGTCGAGGCCCGCTACTACCCGGCCCTGCAGGCGCGACGCGCGCTGCCCGCGCCGCTGGCCACGCTGAGCCTGCTGGCGGTGCTGGTGAGCCTGTTCTTCCCAGGACAGGTCGTCACGCACCATGGCGCCCTGCTGCTCCCACTGCACTGGGCGCTGGGCATCGCCTCCTACGGCCTGTTCGCCGTGGCCGTGGCGCACGCCCTGCTGATGCTGCGCGCGGAGACGCGCATCCGCCATGCCAGCGAATCCGACAGTGGCCTGCCCCTGCTGACCCTGGAACGCTTGACTTTCCGCTTCGTGACCGCGGGTTTCGCCCTGCTGACGGCCACGCTGGCCGCTGGTCTGCTGTTTGACGAGCACCTGTACGGCACGCCCTGGAAGTGGAACCACAAGATGGTGTTTTCCGTGCTGTCCTGGGTCGTCTTCGCGGTGCTGCTGTACGGACGCTGGCGACTGGGTTGGCGCGGCTGGCGCGCGGCCCGTTGGCTCTTCACCGGCACGGGCCTGCTGCTGCTGGCCTATGTGGGCTCGCGCTTCGTGCTGGAAATCGTTTTGCACCGCGGCCCGCTGACATCATGA
- a CDS encoding DUF167 domain-containing protein, which yields MDRNPAQAHHAPAPSFLHPQKDGSVLVDIRVMPNASTTQIQGLFDGALAVRLHAPPVDGKANEALRIWLARTLGIPKSGVSLLHGTSARRKQLRVASQVATEADWAQLKVPGPSSSN from the coding sequence ATGGACCGAAACCCGGCGCAGGCCCACCACGCTCCCGCCCCCTCCTTTCTGCATCCGCAGAAAGACGGCTCCGTGCTGGTGGACATCCGCGTCATGCCGAACGCGTCCACTACACAGATCCAGGGCTTGTTTGACGGCGCTCTGGCGGTGCGATTGCACGCCCCGCCCGTGGACGGCAAAGCCAATGAAGCCCTGCGGATCTGGTTGGCGCGAACGTTGGGCATTCCCAAGTCGGGCGTGTCGCTGCTGCATGGCACCAGCGCGCGCCGCAAGCAGCTGCGCGTGGCGTCCCAGGTCGCGACAGAGGCGGACTGGGCGCAACTCAAGGTCCCAGGGCCGTCGTCTTCAAACTGA
- the ffh gene encoding signal recognition particle protein, with the protein MANALTDKLSRIVKEMRGQARITEGNVADMLREVRMALLEADVALPVVRDFIARVKDKALGQAVVGSLTPGQALVGVVNRELAATMGEVDASGVLKGPADINLAAQPPAVILMAGLQGAGKTTTTAKLARHLITRRKKKVLTVSGDVYRPAAIEQLKTVTAQAGAEWFPSMPDQKPADIARAALDYAKKHYFDVLLVDTAGRLAIDEALMKEIQELHAILDPVETLFVVDAMQGQDAVNTAKAFREALPLTGIVLTKMDGDSRGGAALSVRAVTGAPIKFAGVSEKIDGLEVFDAERHAGRVLGMGDIVALVEQVTANVDIEAAQKLAAKVKSGAGFDLNDFLAQIQQMNQMGGLASLMDKLPGQLAAKAGQVDTAKVEKDMRRKQGIIHSMTPRERSKPELIKATRKRRIAIGAGVQVQDVNRLLKEFEQMQEMMKKMKGGGLMKMMKRMGGMPGMKGMPPGMPRL; encoded by the coding sequence ATGGCCAACGCCCTTACCGACAAACTCTCGCGCATCGTCAAGGAAATGCGCGGCCAAGCCCGCATCACCGAGGGCAACGTGGCCGACATGCTGCGCGAAGTGCGCATGGCCCTGCTGGAGGCCGACGTGGCCCTGCCCGTGGTGCGCGACTTCATCGCCCGCGTCAAAGACAAGGCCCTGGGCCAGGCCGTCGTGGGTTCGCTCACGCCGGGCCAGGCCCTGGTCGGCGTGGTCAACCGCGAACTCGCGGCCACCATGGGGGAGGTGGATGCGTCCGGCGTCCTCAAAGGCCCGGCCGACATCAACCTCGCCGCCCAGCCGCCCGCCGTCATCCTCATGGCCGGCCTGCAGGGCGCGGGCAAGACCACGACCACGGCCAAGCTGGCGCGCCACCTGATCACCCGGCGCAAGAAGAAGGTGCTCACCGTCTCGGGTGACGTGTACCGTCCCGCCGCCATCGAGCAGCTCAAGACGGTCACGGCCCAGGCCGGGGCCGAATGGTTTCCGAGCATGCCCGACCAGAAGCCGGCCGACATCGCGCGCGCCGCCCTGGACTACGCGAAGAAGCATTATTTCGACGTGCTGCTGGTGGACACGGCGGGCCGTCTGGCCATCGACGAAGCCTTGATGAAGGAGATCCAGGAGCTGCACGCCATCCTCGACCCGGTGGAGACACTGTTCGTCGTGGACGCCATGCAGGGCCAGGACGCGGTGAACACCGCCAAGGCCTTCAGGGAAGCCCTGCCACTGACCGGCATCGTGCTGACCAAGATGGACGGTGACTCGCGCGGCGGCGCGGCGCTGTCGGTGCGCGCCGTCACGGGCGCGCCCATCAAGTTCGCGGGCGTGAGCGAGAAGATCGACGGCCTTGAAGTGTTCGACGCCGAGCGCCACGCGGGTCGCGTGCTGGGCATGGGCGACATCGTAGCCCTGGTCGAGCAGGTCACGGCCAACGTGGACATCGAGGCCGCGCAGAAACTCGCGGCCAAGGTCAAGAGCGGCGCCGGTTTCGATCTGAATGACTTTCTGGCCCAGATCCAGCAGATGAACCAGATGGGTGGCCTGGCGAGCCTGATGGACAAGCTGCCCGGTCAGCTCGCCGCCAAGGCCGGCCAGGTGGACACGGCCAAGGTCGAGAAGGACATGCGCCGCAAGCAGGGCATCATCCACAGCATGACGCCCCGGGAACGCAGCAAACCCGAGCTCATCAAGGCCACCCGCAAGCGCCGCATCGCCATCGGCGCCGGGGTCCAGGTGCAGGACGTGAACCGCCTGCTCAAGGAATTCGAGCAGATGCAGGAAATGATGAAGAAGATGAAGGGCGGGGGCCTCATGAAGATGATGAAGCGCATGGGCGGAATGCCTGGCATGAAGGGCATGCCCCCCGGGATGCCGCGTCTTTGA